The following nucleotide sequence is from Thermostaphylospora chromogena.
GCGAGCTTGTCGCGGTCGGCGAAGACGATCGCGCCCAGCTTCTTGCGGTCCAGCGTGCCGTCTTCGCGCAGGACCTCCTCGCCGAACGCCTTCACCACGCGGGCGAGCCCTTCGGTGCCCGGCTCCACCACCTCTCTGGCGATCTTGTCGGCGTCGATCACCATGGCCCCGCGGGCCGCGAGCCGCCTGGCCACCTCGCTCTTGCCGGAGCCGATCCCGCCGGTGAGGCCCACTTTCAGCATGACCGAAGCATACGCAAGGCCCGATCCGTCACGGATCGGGCCCTGCGGCGGGTCAGAAGAACCATCCGCGGCGCCGCGCCATCGCCTGCAACGCGGCGTTCAGCGCCCGCTCGGCCGCGGCGGGAGGATCGTCGTACCGGACCGTGAAGCGGGTGTAGACGTCGCGGCCGGCGGTCAGCAGGCCGCCCTTCCTGTCGGCTTCCAGGATGACGTCCACCGACGCCGGGCCCGCGATGAACGTCAGCTCCAGCTCGTTGAAGTGCCGCCGCCACCGCGGGCCCGCGTAGTACTCGATCTCCTGGTAGAAGGGCATCGTCGAGCCGGGCAGGGTGCCCTCCTCAAGGTCGGCGCCCTTGAAACGGAAACCCATGCGGTCCAGCGCGGCCAGCACGTGCTCCTGCGCGGGCAACGGGTTGACCAGCAGGGGGTCGAGGTCGCCCTTGTCCAGCGCCCCGGCCAGGGACAGCTCCGTCGCCACCCCCAGCCGCATGCCGCGAAGCGGACGGCCGCCGATCGCGCTGATCGGGGTCTCCCACGGCACCGCGATCTCGAAGGGCACGGCGTGGGCCGCGCCCGCCGCCAGTTCGAACGCGCCCGCCACCTGCGCGTGCAGGAAGGAGAACGTGCCCCGGAACTCGCTGTCCCCCCGCTCGACCTCGACCACCGCGGTGAAGTCGACGAAGATGCCGTCGACCCGGTGGTCGGACGAGCCGCCGCGGAAGCGCACCTCGCCGCGCAGCAGGTCGCCGGGGCGGACGTTCGTGTCGCGCAGGACGGTGTCGAC
It contains:
- a CDS encoding sporulation protein, yielding MVFRKLMAVFGAGVEVDTVLRDTNVRPGDLLRGEVRFRGGSSDHRVDGIFVDFTAVVEVERGDSEFRGTFSFLHAQVAGAFELAAGAAHAVPFEIAVPWETPISAIGGRPLRGMRLGVATELSLAGALDKGDLDPLLVNPLPAQEHVLAALDRMGFRFKGADLEEGTLPGSTMPFYQEIEYYAGPRWRRHFNELELTFIAGPASVDVILEADRKGGLLTAGRDVYTRFTVRYDDPPAAAERALNAALQAMARRRGWFF